One window of Paroedura picta isolate Pp20150507F chromosome 2, Ppicta_v3.0, whole genome shotgun sequence genomic DNA carries:
- the ERH gene encoding enhancer of rudimentary homolog: protein MSHTILLVQPTKRPEGRTYADYESVNECMEGVCKMYEEHLKRMNPNSPSITYDISQLFDFIDDLADLSCLVYRADTQTYQPYNKDWIKEKIYVLLRRQAQQASK from the exons Atg TCTCACACAATTTTGCTTGTTCAACCTACCAAACGGCCAGAGGGCAGAACATACGCTGATTATGAATCTGTCAATGAATGTATGGAAG GAGTCTGTAAAATGTATGAAGAACATCTGAAGAGAATGAACCCCAACAGCCCTTCAATCACATATGATATTAGCCAGTTATTTGATTTCATTGATGATTTGGCTGATCTTAGCTGCCTTGT CTATCGTGCTGATACTCAGACATACCAGCCCTACAATAAAGACTGGATAAAGGAGAAGATCTATGTCCTCCTCCGCAGACAAGctcagcaagcaagcaaataa